One genomic window of uncultured delta proteobacterium includes the following:
- a CDS encoding conserved hypothetical protein (Evidence 4 : Homologs of previously reported genes of unknown function), whose protein sequence is MTDKKQLFPLLGRIADAIHHTFGQNCEVAVHDMANPNRSLVHIAGNVTGRSTGSPITNFGLKLLSLQEKGEDVHGYQTKFKDKSVVSSTVCIKDDESKIIGFLCINFDITKLLQAQNAIVGYGLQHSDLFATVGESLADLTVATVESAINDVLAEMKKDPRLMTGRERLAFIRRLHDHKFFSMKGAVVEVAQVLGVSRYTIYNYLKKIGVREAGQKQ, encoded by the coding sequence ATGACGGATAAAAAACAACTCTTCCCCCTACTGGGCCGGATCGCGGACGCGATTCACCACACTTTCGGGCAGAACTGCGAGGTGGCCGTACACGATATGGCCAACCCCAACCGCTCGCTGGTCCACATCGCGGGAAACGTCACCGGGCGCAGCACCGGCTCCCCGATCACGAACTTCGGCTTAAAGCTCCTCTCCCTCCAGGAAAAAGGCGAGGACGTGCACGGCTACCAGACCAAGTTCAAGGATAAATCCGTGGTCTCGAGCACGGTTTGCATCAAGGACGACGAGAGCAAGATCATCGGGTTTTTGTGCATCAACTTCGACATCACGAAATTATTGCAGGCCCAGAACGCCATTGTCGGCTACGGGTTGCAGCACAGCGACCTTTTCGCGACCGTCGGCGAATCGCTGGCGGACCTGACCGTCGCGACGGTTGAGAGCGCCATCAACGACGTGCTGGCGGAAATGAAGAAAGACCCCCGCCTGATGACGGGCAGGGAGCGGCTTGCGTTCATCCGCCGGCTGCACGACCACAAGTTTTTCAGCATGAAGGGAGCCGTTGTGGAAGTGGCCCAGGTTTTGGGCGTGTCGCGCTACACCATTTACAATTATTTGAAGAAAATCGGCGTCCGGGAAGCCGGGCAAAAGCAATAA
- the nifJ gene encoding Pyruvate-flavodoxin oxidoreductase yields MSKMKTMDGNTAAAYISYALSDTAAIFPITPSSNMAESADEWAAEGKVNIFGQTVQVREMQSEAGAAGAVHGSLAGGALTSTYTASQGLLLMIPNMYKISGELLPGVFHVSARALGMPSLSIFGDHQDVMATRQTGFALLASASVQECMDLGLVAHLAAIEGSVPFMHFFDGFRTSHEVSKIEVIDYDDIAKLVNYEKLEEFRKAAMDPRHPMIRGTVQNPDIYFQGRERTAPYYAALPGIVTETMEKVGKLTGRKYKLFDYVGHPKAERVIVLMGSGCETAEEMVNYLIAKGEKVGIVKVRLFRPFSVKHLVAVLPKTATTVTVLDRCKEPGALYEPLFLDVSAALAEAGRLPERMLAGRFALGSKEFTPACVKAVFDNMLLKKPKNHFTVGINDDVSKSSLPLGETVDTVPAGTVQCKFFGLGADGTVGANKQAIKIIGDNTKMYAQGYFAYDSKKSGGYTVSHLRFGKKPIQSSYLITQADYIACHKSAYVTQYDVLDAIKDGGTFVLNSSWNLKDMERELPAAMKRVIAKKKLKFYNIDAVKLAQELGLGGRINMIMQTAFFKLANVLPFKQALDLLKDSVKKTYGNKGEKVVAMNIAAVDRAVGALEEVQYPASWATAKTGATVEHANDPAYIRDFVRPILAQKGDDLPVSAMHPAALFPLGTTAYEKRGVAIDVPEWIPENCIQCNQCSYVCPHAAIRPYLATEKELKGKPDTFVTLKAIGKELDGLQYRMQVYSQDCMGCGSCAQVCPAKNKALVMKPLETQLPAQVPNLAFAEKHISLKDKLVRRDTLKGSQFQQPYLEFSGACAGCGQTPYTKLITQLFGERMVVANATGCSAVYAASPPSMPYCTNKEGHGPAWGQSLFEDAAEFGFGLFMATSQRRAKLADMVKTALNGAGGGEKLPANLKDALTAWYAAKDDGDASKETGDKVIAILEATKSKTPFLKELAAMEDHFTRKSSWIFGGDGWAYDIGYGGLDHVLASGEDINVLVMDTEVYSNTGGQSSKASPTGSIAKFTAAGKPVGKKDLGRMAMSYGFVYVASIAMGADKNQVLKAIKEAEAYKGPSLIIAYAPCINHGIRKGMGRSMEESKLAVESGYWPLYRFNPELKKEGKNPLTLEYKYPDGTLQAFLSGENRYAQLEASNPEKSKVLRAAIEKEYIERYLGLKQLAELPAVTK; encoded by the coding sequence ATGAGTAAAATGAAGACCATGGATGGGAACACGGCAGCCGCGTATATTTCCTATGCGCTGAGCGATACCGCCGCCATCTTCCCCATCACCCCTTCGTCCAACATGGCGGAATCCGCCGACGAATGGGCAGCGGAAGGCAAGGTGAACATCTTCGGCCAGACCGTGCAGGTGCGGGAAATGCAGTCCGAAGCGGGCGCCGCCGGCGCGGTGCACGGGTCCCTCGCGGGCGGCGCGCTGACCAGCACGTATACCGCCTCCCAGGGCCTTTTGCTGATGATTCCCAACATGTACAAAATTTCCGGGGAACTCCTGCCCGGCGTATTCCACGTTTCCGCCCGCGCGCTCGGCATGCCGTCCCTCTCCATCTTCGGCGACCACCAGGACGTGATGGCCACCCGCCAGACGGGCTTCGCGCTGCTCGCCTCCGCCTCCGTCCAGGAATGCATGGACCTCGGCCTCGTGGCGCACCTTGCGGCCATTGAAGGCAGCGTGCCCTTCATGCACTTCTTTGACGGGTTCCGCACCTCCCACGAAGTATCCAAAATCGAAGTCATCGACTACGACGACATCGCCAAACTCGTGAACTACGAGAAACTTGAAGAATTCCGCAAAGCGGCCATGGACCCGCGCCACCCGATGATCCGCGGCACGGTCCAGAACCCGGACATTTATTTCCAGGGCCGCGAGCGCACCGCTCCCTACTACGCGGCGCTGCCGGGCATCGTGACCGAGACCATGGAAAAGGTGGGCAAGCTCACGGGCCGCAAATACAAGCTTTTTGACTACGTCGGCCACCCGAAGGCCGAGCGCGTCATCGTGCTCATGGGCTCGGGCTGCGAAACCGCCGAGGAAATGGTCAACTACCTGATCGCCAAGGGCGAGAAGGTCGGCATCGTCAAGGTCCGTCTGTTCCGCCCCTTCTCCGTGAAACACCTGGTGGCCGTGCTGCCCAAAACCGCCACCACCGTCACCGTGCTGGACCGCTGTAAAGAACCCGGCGCGCTGTACGAGCCGCTGTTCCTCGACGTTTCCGCGGCGCTCGCGGAAGCGGGCCGTTTGCCCGAACGCATGCTGGCGGGCCGGTTCGCCTTGGGTTCCAAGGAATTCACGCCCGCCTGCGTGAAGGCCGTGTTCGACAACATGCTGCTCAAAAAGCCCAAGAACCACTTCACCGTGGGCATCAACGACGACGTATCGAAATCCTCCCTGCCGCTCGGCGAAACCGTGGACACCGTCCCTGCCGGAACCGTGCAGTGCAAGTTCTTCGGCCTCGGCGCGGACGGCACCGTGGGCGCGAACAAGCAGGCCATCAAGATCATCGGCGACAACACCAAGATGTACGCCCAGGGCTATTTCGCCTACGACTCCAAAAAGTCCGGCGGGTACACCGTTTCGCACCTGCGGTTCGGCAAAAAGCCCATCCAGTCGAGCTACCTCATCACCCAGGCCGATTACATCGCCTGCCACAAGTCCGCCTACGTCACCCAGTACGACGTCCTGGACGCCATCAAGGACGGCGGCACCTTTGTGCTCAACTCCAGCTGGAACCTGAAAGACATGGAGCGCGAACTCCCGGCGGCCATGAAGCGGGTCATCGCCAAGAAAAAGCTGAAATTCTACAATATCGATGCCGTGAAACTGGCCCAGGAACTCGGGCTCGGCGGCCGCATCAACATGATTATGCAGACGGCCTTCTTCAAGCTGGCCAACGTGCTGCCCTTCAAGCAGGCCCTGGACCTCTTGAAGGACTCCGTCAAGAAGACTTACGGCAACAAGGGCGAAAAAGTCGTCGCCATGAACATCGCCGCCGTGGACCGCGCCGTGGGCGCCCTGGAAGAAGTGCAATATCCCGCGTCCTGGGCCACCGCCAAGACCGGCGCGACAGTGGAACACGCGAACGACCCGGCCTACATCCGCGATTTCGTGCGGCCCATCCTGGCCCAGAAGGGCGACGACCTGCCCGTTTCCGCCATGCACCCGGCCGCGCTCTTCCCCTTGGGAACCACGGCCTATGAAAAGCGCGGCGTGGCCATCGACGTGCCCGAGTGGATCCCGGAAAACTGCATCCAGTGCAACCAGTGCTCCTACGTCTGCCCGCACGCGGCCATCCGCCCGTACCTCGCGACGGAAAAAGAGCTCAAGGGCAAGCCGGACACCTTCGTGACGCTCAAAGCCATCGGCAAGGAACTGGACGGCCTCCAGTACCGCATGCAGGTCTATTCCCAGGACTGCATGGGGTGCGGCTCCTGCGCCCAGGTCTGCCCGGCCAAGAACAAGGCCCTCGTCATGAAGCCGCTGGAAACGCAGCTCCCCGCCCAGGTGCCGAACCTCGCCTTCGCGGAAAAGCACATCAGCCTCAAGGACAAGCTGGTCCGCCGCGACACCCTCAAGGGTTCGCAGTTCCAGCAGCCGTACCTGGAGTTCTCCGGCGCCTGCGCGGGCTGCGGCCAGACCCCGTACACCAAGCTGATAACCCAGCTCTTCGGCGAGCGCATGGTGGTGGCCAACGCCACGGGCTGCTCCGCCGTGTACGCGGCCTCCCCGCCCTCCATGCCGTATTGCACCAACAAGGAAGGCCACGGCCCGGCCTGGGGGCAGTCTCTGTTTGAAGACGCCGCCGAGTTCGGCTTCGGCCTCTTCATGGCTACCTCCCAGCGCCGCGCGAAGCTCGCGGACATGGTCAAAACGGCCCTGAATGGCGCGGGCGGCGGCGAAAAGCTGCCCGCCAACCTCAAGGACGCCCTGACCGCCTGGTATGCCGCGAAAGACGACGGCGACGCATCCAAGGAAACCGGGGACAAGGTCATCGCCATCCTGGAAGCGACAAAAAGCAAGACGCCGTTCCTCAAGGAACTGGCTGCCATGGAAGACCACTTCACCCGGAAATCCAGCTGGATCTTCGGCGGCGACGGCTGGGCCTACGACATCGGCTACGGCGGCCTTGACCACGTGCTGGCCTCCGGCGAGGACATCAACGTGCTGGTCATGGACACGGAAGTGTATTCCAACACCGGCGGGCAGTCTTCCAAGGCCAGCCCCACCGGGTCCATCGCCAAGTTCACGGCGGCGGGCAAGCCCGTGGGCAAAAAGGACCTCGGCCGCATGGCCATGAGCTACGGCTTCGTGTACGTGGCGTCCATCGCCATGGGCGCGGACAAGAACCAGGTGCTCAAAGCCATAAAAGAAGCGGAAGCCTACAAAGGCCCCTCGCTTATCATCGCTTACGCTCCGTGCATCAACCACGGCATCCGCAAGGGCATGGGCCGGAGCATGGAAGAGAGCAAACTGGCCGTGGAATCCGGCTACTGGCCGCTGTACCGGTTCAACCCCGAGTTGAAGAAGGAAGGCAAGAATCCGTTGACTCTGGAATACAAGTACCCTGACGGCACGCTCCAGGCTTTCCTGTCCGGTGAAAACCGGTACGCGCAGCTCGAAGCGTCCAATCCGGAAAAATCCAAGGTTCTGCGGGCCGCGATTGAAAAGGAATACATCGAGCGGTACCTTGGTTTGAAGCAACTTGCGGAGTTGCCGGCCGTTACCAAGTAA
- a CDS encoding hypothetical protein (Evidence 5 : No homology to any previously reported sequences), whose protein sequence is MHSRPGYAMAGAAFCFAGGGGKRRTSRLFEWVRWRLRRRSNISFDCRWSASGGGTGGYGCCWTKEFDAARMHWSGELVFVLRGLLSWRARRIYRAYSCKDGGL, encoded by the coding sequence ATGCACAGCCGCCCCGGTTACGCCATGGCCGGGGCGGCTTTTTGTTTTGCCGGGGGCGGGGGGAAGAGAAGAACCTCCCGGTTGTTTGAGTGGGTTCGTTGGCGGCTTCGCCGCCGAAGTAACATATCCTTCGACTGTCGTTGGTCCGCCTCCGGCGGGGGGACGGGGGGCTACGGCTGCTGTTGGACGAAAGAATTTGACGCCGCGCGGATGCACTGGTCAGGAGAACTGGTGTTTGTCTTGCGCGGATTGCTCTCTTGGCGTGCGCGGCGTATATACCGGGCATACTCTTGTAAGGACGGCGGTTTATGA
- a CDS encoding hypothetical protein (Evidence 5 : No homology to any previously reported sequences), which yields MPGAGGREEPPGCLSGFVGGFAAEVTYPSTVVGPPPAGGRGATAAVGRKNLTPRGCTGQENWCLSCADCSLGVRGVYTGHTLVRTAVYEREKSGIFLGGVAGDDYLRLERDGFCRWGEGGDLPGRSAARGGLSRSRFFLEGGR from the coding sequence TTGCCGGGGGCGGGGGGAAGAGAAGAACCTCCCGGTTGTTTGAGTGGGTTCGTTGGCGGCTTCGCCGCCGAAGTAACATATCCTTCGACTGTCGTTGGTCCGCCTCCGGCGGGGGGACGGGGGGCTACGGCTGCTGTTGGACGAAAGAATTTGACGCCGCGCGGATGCACTGGTCAGGAGAACTGGTGTTTGTCTTGCGCGGATTGCTCTCTTGGCGTGCGCGGCGTATATACCGGGCATACTCTTGTAAGGACGGCGGTTTATGAGCGGGAAAAGAGCGGTATTTTTCTGGGCGGCGTTGCTGGGGATGATTATCTCCGGCTTGAACGGGACGGCTTTTGCCGGTGGGGAGAGGGCGGCGATCTTCCGGGACGGTCAGCGGCTCGTGGAGGCCTATCCCGAAGCCGGTTTTTCCTTGAAGGAGGCCGATGA
- a CDS encoding conserved exported hypothetical protein (Evidence 4 : Homologs of previously reported genes of unknown function), which translates to MSGKRAVFFWAALLGMIISGLNGTAFAGGERAAIFRDGQRLVEAYPEAGFSLKEADDGLYVAGEAGSFLFSPWEGCPKALPDDPADAPLCAMLAQPYPVGDGGRYPAPGVDPGRVRNEAFLKALYGKDAVDVEKGLESVAFLGEVWKFSARHGAAEALRRVAATLETAAAHDPKLKAYILPGGGTYFWRKIKDSPRLSAHSFGICIDLNIEKGLYWLWHPSAGTVAKTRRDYPQAIVDAFEAEGFIWGGKWHSFDFMHFEYRPELVGRGGKAASR; encoded by the coding sequence ATGAGCGGGAAAAGAGCGGTATTTTTCTGGGCGGCGTTGCTGGGGATGATTATCTCCGGCTTGAACGGGACGGCTTTTGCCGGTGGGGAGAGGGCGGCGATCTTCCGGGACGGTCAGCGGCTCGTGGAGGCCTATCCCGAAGCCGGTTTTTCCTTGAAGGAGGCCGATGACGGGCTGTACGTCGCCGGGGAGGCCGGTTCCTTTTTGTTCAGCCCCTGGGAGGGCTGCCCTAAAGCGTTGCCGGATGACCCGGCGGATGCGCCGCTCTGCGCCATGCTTGCGCAACCGTATCCCGTGGGGGACGGCGGACGGTATCCCGCGCCGGGGGTTGACCCCGGCAGGGTGCGCAACGAGGCGTTTTTAAAGGCGCTGTACGGCAAGGACGCCGTGGATGTTGAAAAGGGCCTTGAGTCTGTTGCGTTTTTGGGGGAAGTTTGGAAATTTTCAGCCCGCCACGGCGCGGCGGAGGCCTTGCGGCGCGTCGCGGCTACGCTGGAAACAGCGGCGGCGCACGATCCGAAGCTGAAAGCGTATATCCTGCCCGGCGGCGGCACGTACTTCTGGCGGAAAATCAAAGACTCGCCACGCCTTTCCGCCCATTCCTTCGGCATCTGCATCGATCTCAATATCGAAAAGGGGCTGTACTGGCTCTGGCATCCTTCGGCCGGGACGGTTGCAAAGACCCGGCGCGACTACCCGCAGGCGATTGTGGATGCCTTTGAAGCCGAAGGGTTCATCTGGGGCGGCAAGTGGCACTCCTTTGATTTTATGCACTTTGAGTACCGGCCGGAGCTTGTGGGCCGAGGGGGAAAGGCCGCTTCCCGGTGA
- a CDS encoding conserved exported hypothetical protein (Evidence 4 : Homologs of previously reported genes of unknown function): protein MNKAKRILLLTVLAAAVAGGIWYAGAQTLSRGVVLYGNVDQRQVELAFIDSERVAEVLVEEGAVVEPGQVLARLETRRLRDRIAVLEAQVKSSQAALTRLQNGTRPEEIDQAKAAVVASKAEVAFAEQQYNRYLGIWTKSKGVAVSQQDVEETRLRLNVANARLRQDEEALRLAEIGPRWEDIAEAEARLLENKRALEEQQKKLDDAELKSPGKSVVRSRLLEPGDMASSRKAVFSLAILSPKWVRAYVSETELGLVKPGMRAVVFTDSHPKDGIDGRVGFISSVAEFTPKTVQTEDLRTSLVYEIRIYVDDPGDRLRLGMPATVKFPELDA, encoded by the coding sequence ATGAACAAAGCGAAGCGGATTCTCCTTCTTACCGTGCTTGCGGCCGCCGTGGCGGGCGGCATCTGGTATGCCGGGGCGCAAACCCTGTCCCGTGGCGTGGTCCTTTACGGCAACGTGGACCAGCGCCAGGTGGAGCTGGCGTTCATCGATTCGGAACGCGTGGCCGAGGTGCTGGTGGAGGAAGGCGCGGTTGTGGAACCCGGCCAGGTGCTCGCCCGGCTGGAAACGCGCAGGCTCCGCGACAGAATCGCCGTTCTGGAAGCCCAGGTGAAATCCTCCCAGGCCGCCCTGACCCGGCTGCAAAACGGCACGCGCCCTGAGGAAATAGACCAGGCGAAAGCGGCCGTCGTGGCTTCCAAGGCCGAGGTCGCCTTTGCGGAGCAGCAGTACAACCGCTATCTCGGCATCTGGACCAAGTCCAAGGGCGTTGCCGTCAGCCAGCAGGACGTGGAGGAGACCCGCCTGCGCCTTAACGTTGCCAACGCGCGGCTGCGGCAGGATGAAGAGGCGCTCCGCCTGGCGGAAATCGGCCCGCGCTGGGAAGATATCGCCGAGGCCGAGGCCCGGCTCCTGGAAAACAAGCGCGCCCTCGAAGAACAGCAGAAAAAACTCGACGACGCGGAATTGAAAAGCCCCGGCAAATCCGTTGTCCGCAGCCGGTTGCTTGAACCGGGGGATATGGCCTCTTCCCGCAAGGCTGTGTTCTCCCTGGCCATTCTCTCCCCCAAATGGGTGCGGGCCTACGTCTCCGAAACCGAGCTCGGCCTGGTGAAGCCCGGCATGCGGGCCGTGGTGTTCACCGACAGCCACCCCAAGGACGGCATCGACGGGCGGGTGGGGTTCATTTCCTCCGTGGCCGAGTTTACCCCGAAAACCGTGCAGACAGAGGATTTGCGGACGTCCCTCGTCTATGAGATCCGAATTTATGTGGATGATCCCGGCGACAGGCTCCGCCTGGGCATGCCCGCCACCGTGAAATTTCCCGAACTGGACGCCTGA
- the ybhF gene encoding putative transporter fused subunits of ABC superfamily: ATP-binding components (Evidence 3 : Function proposed based on presence of conserved amino acid motif, structural feature or limited homology; Product type pt : putative transporter), which yields MHPDTPDQQPRMILEAEGIRKTFHPKGRPAVPALEAVSFSVRPGGVTALVGPDGAGKTTLLRIIAGLMAADAGTVLLEGRDPAGNGELLAETIGYMPQKFGLYEDLTVQENLDLYADLRGLAKDAREGRYRELLAMAGLEPFRERLAGKLSGGMKQKLGLICTLVHPPKLLLLDEPTVGVDPLSRRELWQIIAALTQQSGMSVVVSTSYLDEAARCDEVLLLFEGKTLARGTPESIRVRAEGMTRIAEPAGEDSPRSLQARLLGAPGIVDAVPQSGAVRLVHGQLTEAEEAELKKLLRGAGVRDVPASLEDSFMLLLREHVRSKETLAEAELAQERTAAPPAGQEDAPPDGPVIETRHVSRYFGDFAAVNDVSFTVDRGEVFGLLGPNGAGKTTTFRMLCGLLPPSKGSLFVAGVDVRKARSTARRHIGYVAQKFSLYGPLSVRENLDFFAGAYGLKGPEKQERVEEVARDFFLESHMDQPAESLPGGYKQRLAMAAGLLHRPAILFLDEPTSGADPLARRAFWKRIADLADAGVTIVVTTHFMEEAEYCDRVLIQDNGVMLALDTPGAIRDAAKVWGRDAAGGKGHGDDSTSFTMEDAFIAIVEKGRANASANGNGKEAAA from the coding sequence ATGCATCCTGACACTCCCGATCAGCAGCCCCGCATGATCCTTGAGGCGGAGGGCATCCGCAAGACGTTCCACCCCAAGGGGCGGCCCGCTGTTCCGGCGCTGGAGGCGGTTTCCTTCAGTGTGCGGCCAGGCGGGGTCACGGCCCTTGTCGGTCCGGACGGCGCGGGCAAAACCACGCTGCTCCGCATTATCGCGGGCCTGATGGCGGCGGACGCGGGCACGGTTCTCCTGGAAGGCCGCGACCCGGCCGGGAACGGGGAACTGCTGGCCGAGACCATCGGGTACATGCCCCAGAAATTCGGCCTGTACGAAGACCTGACCGTGCAGGAAAACCTGGACCTCTACGCCGACCTGCGCGGCCTTGCGAAGGACGCCCGCGAAGGGCGCTACCGCGAGCTCCTCGCCATGGCGGGCTTGGAGCCGTTCCGCGAGCGTCTGGCCGGTAAACTTTCCGGCGGCATGAAACAGAAGCTCGGTCTTATCTGCACCCTTGTGCATCCCCCGAAACTCCTCCTTCTGGATGAGCCGACCGTGGGCGTCGACCCGCTGTCCCGGCGCGAACTCTGGCAGATCATCGCCGCGCTCACGCAGCAGTCCGGCATGTCCGTGGTCGTAAGCACCTCCTACCTGGACGAAGCCGCCCGCTGCGACGAGGTGCTCCTGTTGTTCGAGGGCAAGACGCTCGCACGCGGCACGCCGGAATCCATCCGCGTCCGGGCCGAGGGCATGACCCGTATCGCGGAACCGGCAGGGGAGGATTCCCCGCGTTCCTTGCAGGCCAGGCTCCTGGGCGCGCCGGGCATTGTGGACGCCGTGCCCCAGAGCGGGGCCGTGCGCCTCGTTCACGGCCAATTGACGGAAGCGGAAGAGGCGGAACTAAAAAAACTGTTGCGCGGGGCTGGCGTGCGTGACGTCCCGGCGAGCCTGGAAGACAGCTTCATGCTTCTGTTGCGAGAGCATGTCCGGTCCAAAGAGACGCTGGCGGAGGCAGAACTGGCCCAGGAGCGGACGGCTGCTCCCCCCGCCGGGCAGGAGGATGCGCCGCCGGACGGGCCGGTCATCGAAACGCGGCACGTCTCGCGCTATTTCGGCGATTTCGCCGCCGTCAACGACGTGAGCTTCACTGTTGACCGGGGCGAGGTTTTCGGGCTGCTCGGTCCCAACGGCGCGGGCAAGACCACGACCTTCCGCATGCTGTGCGGCCTTTTACCGCCGAGCAAGGGCAGCCTTTTCGTGGCCGGGGTGGACGTGCGCAAGGCGCGGAGCACGGCACGGCGGCATATCGGGTACGTGGCCCAAAAATTTTCTCTTTACGGCCCCTTGAGCGTGCGGGAAAATCTGGACTTTTTTGCCGGGGCCTACGGCTTGAAAGGGCCGGAAAAACAGGAACGCGTTGAGGAAGTCGCGCGGGATTTTTTCCTGGAATCGCATATGGACCAGCCCGCCGAGAGCCTGCCCGGCGGGTACAAGCAGCGTCTCGCCATGGCGGCGGGGCTGTTGCACAGGCCCGCTATCCTTTTCCTGGATGAACCCACCAGCGGGGCGGACCCTCTGGCGCGCCGGGCTTTCTGGAAGCGCATCGCGGACTTGGCGGACGCGGGCGTGACCATTGTGGTGACCACCCACTTCATGGAGGAAGCGGAATACTGCGACCGGGTTCTTATCCAGGACAACGGCGTGATGCTGGCCCTGGACACGCCCGGCGCCATTCGGGACGCCGCCAAAGTCTGGGGGCGCGACGCCGCCGGGGGCAAAGGACACGGTGATGATTCCACCTCTTTCACCATGGAGGACGCCTTCATCGCCATTGTGGAAAAGGGGCGCGCCAACGCTTCCGCCAACGGCAACGGCAAGGAGGCGGCGGCATGA
- a CDS encoding ABC-2 type transporter: MSASGNQAYHLSAWTRARALIRKEGRQMIRDRSTLTLGIILPMILLLLFGFGLSLDVNLVPVGVVRDNSSPVTRDLFTSLRLSPYFAPVMANSMEEAKTLMRDGKINAIVRRELKDRPGGSDSVQIIVNGRDSNQARIMQRYLEGAVARWGALRTESSVNMPDTGPDTGAGAGPLPGRAVAEPRIWYNHAMESRYFLIPGVTVLIMTLIGTLLTALVIAREWERGTYEAMAATPVRPEEILAGKTVPYFVLGMVGLSLCLAAGAWVFAVPMRGSLVLIVAGSALYLVVALGVGLCVSAITRSQFLASQLALVFNFMPTLMMSGFIFDLRSAPWFVYYLAHIFPATWYVELLQTLFMAGNIPQILVRDFCVLAVFAAALLFLARKQIVKSVE; the protein is encoded by the coding sequence ATGAGCGCGTCCGGAAACCAAGCATACCACCTGAGCGCCTGGACCCGTGCGCGGGCGCTGATCCGCAAGGAAGGGCGGCAGATGATACGCGACAGGAGCACCCTGACGCTCGGGATCATCCTGCCCATGATCCTCTTGCTGCTGTTCGGGTTCGGGCTGTCCCTGGACGTGAACCTGGTGCCGGTCGGCGTGGTGCGGGACAATTCCTCCCCCGTGACCCGCGATTTGTTTACGAGCTTGCGGCTCTCCCCCTATTTCGCGCCCGTGATGGCGAACTCCATGGAAGAGGCCAAAACGCTCATGCGGGACGGGAAAATCAACGCCATCGTACGGCGCGAGTTGAAAGACAGGCCCGGCGGCTCGGACAGCGTGCAGATTATCGTGAACGGCCGCGATTCCAACCAGGCCCGCATCATGCAGCGCTACCTGGAAGGGGCGGTCGCGCGCTGGGGCGCGTTGCGGACGGAAAGCTCCGTCAATATGCCTGATACCGGGCCTGATACCGGAGCGGGCGCCGGGCCGCTGCCGGGCAGGGCCGTGGCCGAGCCGCGCATCTGGTACAACCACGCCATGGAAAGCCGGTATTTTCTCATTCCCGGCGTGACCGTGCTCATCATGACGCTCATCGGCACGCTGCTGACGGCGCTTGTCATCGCGCGGGAATGGGAGCGCGGAACCTATGAAGCCATGGCCGCCACCCCGGTCAGGCCGGAGGAGATCCTGGCCGGGAAAACCGTACCGTACTTTGTTCTAGGCATGGTGGGCCTTTCCTTATGTCTCGCGGCCGGGGCCTGGGTGTTCGCCGTGCCCATGCGCGGTTCGCTCGTCCTCATCGTGGCGGGGTCCGCCTTGTATCTCGTGGTCGCGCTGGGGGTGGGGCTGTGCGTTTCCGCCATCACGCGGAGCCAGTTCCTGGCCAGCCAACTGGCGCTGGTGTTCAACTTCATGCCCACTCTGATGATGTCCGGGTTTATTTTCGACCTGCGGAGCGCGCCCTGGTTCGTCTATTATCTGGCTCACATTTTCCCGGCGACCTGGTATGTGGAATTGTTGCAGACCCTGTTCATGGCCGGGAACATCCCGCAAATCCTGGTACGCGACTTTTGCGTGCTCGCGGTCTTCGCGGCCGCGCTGTTGTTCCTGGCCCGGAAACAGATCGTCAAATCCGTGGAGTGA